A DNA window from Camelina sativa cultivar DH55 chromosome 13, Cs, whole genome shotgun sequence contains the following coding sequences:
- the LOC104738531 gene encoding uncharacterized protein LOC104738531, with translation MRLLANNLSPTTAQEIKDFSEWILKFGDGKISEPNDGEVMIDIPEEFLITTADDPIELEGEERTYLSSDSIDAADKRFENNPVLTPDFLNSLKVSGVPNHKIRLKVGCPVMLLRNIDPRGGLMNGIRLQITQLAEFVLEAIVITGDRLGDKVLIPRILLTPSDTKLPFKMRRRQLP, from the exons ATGAGGCTTCTTGCGAATAATTTGAGTCCTACAACAGCTCAAGAGATAAAGGATTTCTCAGAATGGATACTAAAATTTGGTGATGGAAAGATTTCTGAACCTAATGATGGTGAAGTGATGATAGATATCCCTGAAGAGTTTTTAATCACAACTGCAGATGATCCTATTGAG CTTGAAG GTGAGGAAAGAACATACCTAAGTTCTGATTCTATTGATGCAGCTGATAAACGTTTTGAAAATAATCCAGTGCTTACACCCGATTTCTTAAATAGCCTAAAGGTATCTGGAGttccaaatcataaaattaGATTGAAGGTGGGTTGTCCAGTAATGTTGTTGAGGAATATTGATCCAAGAGGAGGGCTAATGAATGGAATAAGGTTGCAGATCACACAATTGGCTGAGTTTGTTTTGGAAGCTATCGTGATTACAGGAGACAGACTGGGCGATAAAGTACTCATTCCAAGGATATTGCTCACTCCTTCAGATACTAAACTACCATTCAAAATGCGGCGAAGACAGTTACCGTAA